In Verrucomicrobiales bacterium, the following are encoded in one genomic region:
- a CDS encoding response regulator, with product MSGRSSDGVQPDVNLARALDSQMPHYRIPGSAGPLLPSASEASASLPLGRELDSSHSFALEIQNRELREAQRSLERARTRYFEFFDSSPIAYFVFDERHHLEELNAVAGELLGGGPTKWRHRPFFPLLVEADRQRFHHHLQRVLRERLSEEIELKLVGPDSKVQRIRLLSQYVRPEPAERPVSLSAAVLIPDALAWIHEPGPREVLWGKHLTHSATPAAVAALQGGWLFSNPAFRSCVEYSEEELESRGWIALTHLEDREREVVLYNRLLSGETDSYQLDKRLLQKCGTLIWVRASVSCTRTKDGRPDLLFYTLQRLAPPVAVEPLIGSAPGRVADGAGGPVDLQELLSEGRAQFADPTAPCRLRWVLAPGLPKLLVQRRQMLGVLHHLIRNAREAIGSGPGRITVSTGRQYVEPDLFEQGLPGTVGCSGECIFLEVSDEGCGMSAEVQSQACQPYFSRKPGHAGMGLTTVAAVMREHRGGLRIQSQQGKGTSVKLLFPETLSQQEMAVDKASDFPSTTLDGRSAAGQGRVLLVDDESGVREITARMIEALGFEVEEAAGGAEGLSLYLRQPDRFSIVVADITMPGMDGLQLFDELRARRGDLPFVLMSGFCEASAMSHREEGLAERGPAVFLQKPFTFHRLQEVLQLVQTGLSSSWP from the coding sequence ATGAGCGGCCGTTCTTCGGATGGCGTGCAGCCGGATGTCAATCTGGCCAGGGCTCTGGATTCCCAGATGCCTCACTATCGCATACCCGGCTCGGCTGGTCCGCTGCTGCCGTCGGCTTCCGAGGCATCCGCTTCGCTTCCGCTTGGTCGGGAGCTCGATTCCTCCCATTCCTTCGCTCTGGAGATTCAAAACCGGGAACTGCGCGAAGCCCAGCGTTCCTTGGAGCGGGCCAGGACGAGATACTTCGAGTTCTTTGACTCCTCACCGATCGCCTACTTTGTGTTCGATGAGCGCCATCATCTCGAGGAGCTCAATGCTGTGGCGGGGGAACTCCTGGGTGGGGGGCCTACGAAATGGCGGCACCGCCCATTTTTCCCGCTCTTGGTCGAGGCGGATCGCCAGCGGTTTCATCATCACCTGCAGCGGGTGCTTCGCGAACGGCTGAGTGAGGAGATCGAGTTGAAGCTGGTTGGCCCAGACTCCAAGGTTCAGCGGATTCGGCTGCTCAGCCAGTACGTTCGCCCGGAGCCGGCGGAACGTCCGGTCAGCCTTTCGGCGGCCGTGCTGATTCCGGATGCGCTCGCCTGGATTCATGAGCCCGGGCCGCGCGAGGTGCTTTGGGGCAAACATCTGACCCACTCCGCAACTCCGGCCGCGGTGGCGGCGCTGCAGGGCGGATGGTTGTTCAGCAATCCCGCGTTCAGATCTTGCGTTGAGTACTCCGAGGAGGAGCTGGAGTCTCGCGGGTGGATTGCTCTCACTCATCTCGAGGACCGGGAGCGCGAAGTGGTGCTCTATAATCGGCTGCTCTCCGGTGAGACCGACTCCTACCAACTCGATAAGCGATTGCTGCAAAAATGCGGCACACTGATCTGGGTCAGAGCCTCTGTGAGCTGCACTCGAACCAAGGATGGCCGTCCTGATCTCCTGTTTTACACACTGCAGCGTTTGGCCCCTCCGGTGGCGGTGGAGCCTTTAATAGGTTCGGCCCCCGGTCGAGTCGCGGACGGAGCTGGCGGTCCCGTCGATCTGCAGGAGTTGCTCAGTGAAGGACGGGCGCAGTTTGCCGATCCGACTGCTCCTTGCCGTTTACGTTGGGTCCTGGCTCCTGGACTGCCCAAACTGCTGGTCCAGCGGCGCCAGATGCTGGGAGTGCTTCATCATCTGATCCGCAATGCGCGGGAGGCGATTGGCTCCGGGCCGGGACGTATCACGGTGAGCACCGGGCGCCAGTACGTGGAACCCGACTTGTTTGAGCAGGGCCTGCCGGGTACGGTGGGTTGTTCGGGCGAGTGCATTTTTCTCGAAGTGTCCGATGAAGGCTGCGGTATGTCCGCCGAAGTTCAATCGCAAGCCTGCCAGCCCTATTTCTCCCGTAAGCCGGGGCACGCAGGCATGGGGTTGACGACGGTTGCCGCGGTCATGCGTGAGCATCGAGGTGGACTCCGGATCCAGAGCCAGCAGGGTAAGGGCACCTCCGTAAAACTGCTTTTTCCGGAGACTTTGAGCCAGCAGGAGATGGCCGTGGACAAGGCGTCTGATTTCCCGAGCACGACCTTGGATGGGCGTTCTGCCGCGGGTCAAGGTCGAGTGTTGTTGGTCGACGATGAGTCCGGAGTTCGTGAAATCACCGCCCGGATGATCGAGGCGTTGGGTTTTGAGGTGGAGGAGGCCGCGGGTGGTGCCGAGGGACTTTCGCTCTATCTTCGCCAGCCGGATCGTTTCTCCATCGTGGTGGCGGATATCACCATGCCGGGTATGGATGGGTTGCAATTGTTTGATGAGTTGCGGGCGCGGCGGGGCGACTTGCCGTTTGTTCTGATGAGCGGGTTTTGCGAGGCGAGCGCCATGTCTCATCGGGAGGAAGGACTGGCGGAGCGGGGACCCGCGGTTTTCCTGCAAAAGCCCTTTACGTTTCATCGCCTGCAGGAGGTGCTCCAGTTGGTTCAGACTGGGCTGTCCTCGTCCTGGCCCTGA